In Mycobacterium sp. JS623, one genomic interval encodes:
- a CDS encoding acyl-CoA dehydrogenase family protein, translating into MSFDITPTAAQHDLARRTHEFSEKCVRPVALEYDQRQEFPWPVLEEAAARGFYSPLFYRDLIGDPTGLSLPMFMEELFWGCAGIGLAIVMPALALSAIGQAASPEQMLQWAPECFGTPGDLKLAALAISEPEGGSDVRNLRTRARRDGDDWIIDGHKMWIGNGGIANVHVVNAVVDEELGHRGQALFIVPGGTPGLELVRKLDKLGCRASHTAELKFNSVRVPAANLLGGQDKLEHKLAKAREAIEGAKHSGSATMGTFEQTRPMVAAQALGITRAALEYATEYANRREAFGSPIIDNQGIAFPLADLATALDAARLLTWRASWMAASGVPLERGEGSMAKLAASELAVRTTERAIQTMGGWGYIKDHPVEKWYRDAKLYTIFEGTSEIQRVVISNALGAADGKPPLHVELEPTGGPLNKWFGRGTPLRSRAADAALSAKDRVPGPIMRLAMNALRPPRK; encoded by the coding sequence GTGAGCTTCGACATCACGCCGACCGCCGCGCAGCACGACCTCGCCCGACGGACCCACGAATTCTCAGAGAAATGCGTCAGACCGGTCGCGCTCGAGTACGACCAGCGCCAGGAGTTTCCATGGCCGGTGCTGGAAGAAGCGGCTGCTCGCGGCTTTTATAGCCCGCTGTTCTACCGCGACCTGATCGGCGACCCGACCGGGCTGTCGCTGCCGATGTTCATGGAGGAACTGTTCTGGGGCTGCGCGGGCATCGGCCTTGCGATAGTGATGCCCGCGTTGGCATTGTCGGCGATAGGCCAGGCCGCCTCGCCCGAGCAGATGCTGCAGTGGGCGCCCGAATGCTTCGGCACGCCAGGCGATCTCAAGCTCGCCGCGCTCGCGATCTCCGAGCCCGAGGGCGGCAGCGATGTTCGCAATCTGCGTACTCGCGCACGCCGGGACGGCGACGACTGGATCATCGACGGCCACAAGATGTGGATCGGCAACGGCGGCATCGCCAACGTGCACGTCGTCAACGCCGTCGTCGACGAGGAACTCGGTCATAGGGGCCAGGCCCTGTTCATCGTGCCAGGTGGCACCCCTGGCCTGGAGCTCGTTCGCAAACTCGACAAGCTCGGCTGCCGTGCGTCGCACACCGCCGAGCTGAAGTTCAACAGTGTCCGGGTGCCCGCCGCCAACCTGCTCGGCGGCCAAGACAAGCTCGAGCACAAGCTGGCCAAGGCCCGTGAGGCAATCGAGGGCGCCAAGCATTCCGGCTCGGCCACCATGGGCACCTTTGAGCAGACCCGGCCGATGGTCGCCGCCCAGGCGCTCGGAATCACAAGGGCCGCACTGGAATACGCGACCGAATACGCCAATCGGCGGGAAGCGTTCGGCTCGCCGATCATCGACAACCAGGGCATCGCGTTCCCGCTCGCGGATCTTGCCACCGCGCTCGACGCGGCGCGGCTGCTCACCTGGCGGGCCTCCTGGATGGCTGCATCCGGGGTGCCACTCGAGCGGGGCGAGGGGTCGATGGCCAAACTGGCCGCCAGCGAACTCGCCGTGCGCACCACCGAGCGCGCCATCCAGACCATGGGCGGCTGGGGCTACATCAAGGACCATCCGGTCGAGAAGTGGTATCGAGATGCCAAGCTGTACACCATCTTTGAGGGCACCAGCGAAATTCAGCGAGTGGTCATCTCCAACGCGCTGGGCGCAGCCGACGGTAAACCACCCCTGCATGTTGAGCTCGAGCCGACCGGTGGACCCCTCAACAAGTGGTTCGGCCGTGGCACACCGCTGCGTAGCAGGGCCGCCGATGCGGCGCTTTCGGCCAAGGATCGCGTCCCCGGACCGATAATGCGCTTGGCGATGAACGCGCTGCGTCCACCCCGCAAGTGA
- a CDS encoding DUF427 domain-containing protein yields the protein MAIRMMDLLGGNLDTLRYERTAKRVRACVGGEPVADTCEALLVWEPRRVVPTYAVPIAALTAQLVPAGAESGADEDVGVRLPAISSRPILDPSVPFDAHSCPGTDYDVIAGEETGAAAAFCPDDPDLADYVILEFSAFEWREEDEPVVSHPHDPFSRIDVLRSSRHVRVELDGRLLAESTRPTLLFETLLPLRFYLPREDVTVPLEPSDTVTYCAYKGRASYYSVPDGRRDVAWTYHEPLHDAEPVRDRICFFDERVDVIVDGKHRDRPSTPWSAE from the coding sequence ATGGCCATCAGGATGATGGACCTGCTCGGCGGCAATCTCGACACCTTGCGCTACGAGCGCACCGCGAAGCGGGTGCGCGCCTGCGTCGGCGGTGAACCGGTCGCCGACACCTGCGAAGCCCTGCTGGTCTGGGAGCCGCGCCGGGTCGTCCCGACCTATGCGGTCCCCATTGCTGCCCTGACCGCGCAGCTGGTCCCCGCAGGGGCGGAGTCCGGCGCCGACGAGGATGTCGGCGTTCGCCTTCCGGCGATCAGTTCGCGGCCCATCCTCGATCCGTCGGTGCCGTTCGATGCGCACTCCTGCCCGGGCACCGACTACGACGTCATCGCGGGCGAAGAAACCGGCGCCGCGGCGGCGTTCTGCCCCGACGACCCGGACCTCGCCGACTACGTCATCCTCGAGTTCTCCGCATTCGAATGGCGCGAGGAGGACGAACCGGTGGTCAGCCACCCGCACGATCCGTTCAGCCGCATCGACGTCCTTCGCAGCAGCCGCCATGTCCGCGTCGAGCTGGACGGCCGACTGCTGGCGGAGTCCACGCGGCCGACGCTGCTGTTCGAGACGCTGCTGCCGCTCCGCTTCTATCTGCCGCGCGAGGACGTGACCGTGCCCCTCGAGCCAAGCGACACCGTGACCTATTGCGCATACAAGGGCCGCGCCTCCTACTACTCGGTGCCCGACGGACGGCGCGATGTCGCGTGGACGTATCACGAGCCGCTGCACGATGCCGAACCGGTGCGCGACAGGATATGTTTCTTCGACGAGCGTGTCGACGTGATCGTCGACGGCAAACACCGCGATCGGCCCAGCACCCCTTGGAGTGCTGAATGA
- a CDS encoding isocitrate lyase/PEP mutase family protein produces MTFRDMHFGDLPLLLPNAWDVPSALALLECGFTAVGTTSFGVASSLGRPDGGRSTKEANLGLAAALQPLDCYVSMDIEDGYADDPDQVADYVARLEAHGINIEDSTGEKLIDPDQHAAKVQAIKRRSPDIFVNARVDTYWLDQDATVAATLDRAAQYVEAGADGIFVPGATDPDVLRELTAAIPLPVNVLAIPRLSLADLGALGVRRVSTGSLPYRAAIHAAAQAAVAVRDATAMPASDPYPEMQARLVRYADQKFSG; encoded by the coding sequence ATGACCTTCAGGGACATGCACTTTGGTGACCTGCCGCTTCTGTTACCCAATGCATGGGATGTGCCATCGGCGCTGGCGCTGCTGGAGTGTGGCTTCACGGCCGTCGGCACAACGAGCTTCGGCGTCGCATCCAGCCTCGGCAGGCCCGACGGCGGTCGCTCCACCAAAGAGGCAAACCTCGGCCTGGCCGCCGCGCTGCAACCGCTGGACTGCTACGTCAGCATGGACATCGAAGACGGCTACGCAGACGACCCCGACCAGGTCGCCGACTACGTCGCCCGGCTTGAAGCCCACGGGATCAACATCGAGGACAGCACCGGCGAGAAGCTGATCGACCCGGACCAGCATGCGGCGAAAGTGCAAGCAATCAAACGTCGTTCACCCGACATCTTCGTCAACGCTCGCGTCGACACCTACTGGCTCGATCAGGATGCGACGGTAGCGGCGACACTGGACCGCGCCGCGCAATACGTCGAGGCGGGCGCCGACGGCATCTTCGTCCCTGGCGCCACCGACCCCGACGTGTTACGCGAACTCACCGCCGCGATCCCGCTGCCAGTGAATGTCCTTGCCATACCTCGCCTCTCACTCGCAGACCTCGGTGCGCTAGGTGTTCGCAGGGTGTCGACGGGCTCGCTGCCGTATCGCGCCGCGATCCACGCCGCCGCGCAGGCCGCCGTCGCTGTTCGCGACGCAACAGCGATGCCGGCTTCCGATCCGTACCCCGAGATGCAGGCGCGCCTCGTGCGCTACGCGGATCAGAAGTTCAGCGGGTAG